The following is a genomic window from Moorella sp. Hama-1.
ACGGCGGCAGCCATCTTTTCAGTACTGAGGCCCAATTCATCACCCAAACGGGTTATACCCTGATGCGCGGCTTTCTGGTCCCCCAGGTCCAGGCGGCCCAGGGTAATCAAAGCATCAGTGGGGGTGGGGGAGGGACCACCCAGGGCCAGGGCCGGTCCTGAACGGTCAGGGCCAATAGTCAGCCTGCCGTCCTGTACCCGCAGGCAGCTGTCACCGCCCCGGCCCAGGGAGTAGCTGTAAAGGGCGCGGACCAGGGTGGGATAACCGGCCAGGCTGATACCCCGGGGCTCAAAGAGGGGGATGCCGTCGGCCAGGAAGGCGATATCAGTGGTCGTCCCGCCGATATCAAGGATAATAGTGTCCTGGGAAGCAGGCACCAGGGCCAGGGCGCCCATGATACTGGCCGATGGACCGGAAAGGATAGTCTCCACCGGCAGAGAGCGGGAGGCCGCCAGGGAGAGGGTACCGCCGTCGGCCTTTAAAATATCGGGTTGTACCGGCAAGCCCTTCTTGCTGGCATAAGTATTAATGGCTGTGGCGAAGGCCTCATAAACGGCCGCCACGGCGCTATTGAGGTAGGCGCTAAAGACCCGCCGGGGGTAATTTAAGCGTCCCGACAGGCGATGGCCCAGGGTGATAAAATCATAGCCAGGGGAGAGGGCTTCCTGGATTTGCAATTCATGCTCCGGGTTGCGGGTAGAGAATTTACCAACAATGGCCAGGTGCCGCAGGCCACCTTGCTGCAGTTTAGCATCGGCAGTCGCAATCTCGGTGGCCACCAGGGGAGCAGTTGGCCGGCCCCGGTGGTCAATGGCACCGGCGAGGATGAAGTTTTGAGCGCCGCAGGTGAGCTCGGCCGGATTTAAACCTGGTCCCGGTTCCAGGAGCAGGCCCACCGGTTTGGTCCGGCCGGTAACAATGGCATTAGTGCAAACGGTGGTGCTGAGGTTCAGACGCCGGACGCTGTCGGTATCTATACCCTCTAGGACCGCATCCAAGGCCCTGGTAACAGTATGGAGGTAATCTTCCGGGTTAGTCGGTGTTTTGCAGTGGCGTTGTATGTGGCCTCCGTCGATGAGAACGGCATCCGTATGGGTGCCACCCATATCCAGACCTACAAACATCTACCTCACCTCACGCTCTATTTTAGACCTGCAGGTAGGGGGTTGCAAGTCTTCCTCTTCCTCTAAGTGGCTAAGGAAAAGAACAGTTCGATGCCTGAACGAAGGGTTGGGGCACGAATAGAAACCTGTTGCCGGCAACCCGCCATCCTGAAAAGGCAAGACTGAAACCGGGTGGCCGGACTTGCTGTTTTTTGCTGAATTGGATGGGGTTGGCTTGCATCCGGCAAAAAAAGGATTATAATTAGAACGGAAAATCCTGGTGCCGGCATTTTTCCTCCCACATCAGGCATAAGATTGATAACAGATGGGTAAGGGCATATTTAGCGAGGTGAGGGAGTTGGCCCCCAGGGCCCACTTAACCAACTTATACAGCAAAATAAAGGAAGATGGCGGGGAGCAATTTAGTACCGTAACTATCGAGGCCACGGCTCCGGCACCGGTGGAGATCAGTTACCCGGCCCCAACCCTCTGCCAGGTGCAGGTCCGGGCCGCCCTGACCATGGACCCCGGTCCCTTATATGTTCAGGACGGCATTATCAGGGAGATCACTGTTGAAGCCAGGGATGAGCTGGTAACTTTTAAAATTGACCTGGACGTGAAGGTCCAGGCTCAGGTAACCTGTACGGAGGGGATGCCCTACCGCATTGGCCTGTGCTTCAGCCGCCGGCCACTGCAAGATTTCTACCGGGGCCGAATAGTCGTCATCGACCCCGGTCACGGCGGTAGTGATACCGGCCAGCGCGGGCCGGTTAACCTGCTGGAAAGGGATATGGCCTGGAAAACAGCAGGCTACCTGGCTGGTATCCTGGAGGGGTTACAGGCCCGGGTGGTCATGACCCGCAGCCAGGATGAGAATCCCTCCTGGTCCGAGCGCCTGGCTAAAGTTCCTGCCGATGCCTTTTGCTTTATCAGCCTGCACGAGTATGGCAGCCGGGATGCGTCTATCCGGGGGACGGCGGTCCGCTATAACCCGGCCAGTCCGGGTAATAAGGAGCTGGCCGAGGCCGTGCTGGCAAGAATTGTGGCCAGGGTGAAGACTCCTAGCCGAGGTACCGGACCCGCTGCCGAGCTGGAGCAACTGGGGCCGCTACCGGCCCTGCAGGTGGAACCCGTAGCCATCACCAACTGGGTCGATGAGGGTCTGCTGCGTAATCCCTACTTTCACCAGAAAACGGCCCTGGCCACGGTGGTAGCCATTAAACAGTACTTCCGGCAAAGAGGTCAGGAACATGACTAAAGGAGAAAAAAAGCTTGCCTTTGCTAAAATACCTGTGCGTACCCACATTGTCACCGACAAAGACGACGCCGTGGAGCTGGCCCGGAGGTACAGCCGCGGCGTGGCCCGGCCGGGGGATGTCATCTGCCTGGCCGAGAGCGTCGTTGCCATTACCCAGCGCCGGGCCATCCTGCCGGAAGAGGTCAAGCCGGGGCGCCTGGCTCGCTTTCTCTGTCGCTTTCCGGGTAAAGACGGCAGCCTGGCCACGCCGCCGGCCATGCAACTGGCCCTGGAAGAGGTGGGTACAGGGCGCCTCCTGGCCGGTTGTGCAGCCGCCGCCCTGGGGCGTTTAATCAAGAAAAAGGGCCTTTTCTACATAGTCGCCGGGCGCCAGCTGGCTTTGATTGACGATATCGCCGGCACCATGTACCCCTATGAGCGCCATATTGTCATGGGACCGAAAAACCCGGGGCAACTGGTGCGGGATATTAAAAAGGCCACCGGTGCCGAAGCGGTCATCGCCGATGTCAACGATAAAAAGTGCGTCGACATCCTGGGTATTACCGACAGGAGTTACCTGCCAGCTGTGGTCGAGGCTCTGCGGGATAATCCCTTTGGCAACGAGGATGAGCAAACGCCCATCGTTATTCTCAAACGGCAGTAACTTTAAGAAAACGTAATCGCCCGCGAGGGCGATTTTTCCTGGGTTTTCCCCTGCCGGCATAAAAAGTGCGGCCGGGCTATTTTCTACTTGTACGGAGGCTGGAGAAAACTTTATAATAGTGGGGTGACGTATCAACTGGAGGTGGATTTTGTTGCAACATGTAGTAACCCTGATCCCCGGGGATGGTACCGGCCCGGAGCTGATAACCGCCGCCCGGCGCGTCCTGGAAGCCAGCGGCGCGGAACTGGAATGGGAGGTTATGGCGGCCGGGGAGGGCGCCCTGGAGCAATACGGCAGCGTCTTACCGGAGGAGACCCTGGCCTCCATCCGTAAAAACGGTGTCGCCCTCAAGGGTCCCATCACCACGCCGGTGGGCACCGGCTTTCGTAGCGTGAATGTCGCCCTGAGGAAAGAGCTCGATCTTTACGCCAATGTTCGCCCCTTCCGCAACCTGCCCAACGTCCCTTCGCGTTATGAGGGAGTCGACCTGGTTATCTACCGGGAGAATACCGAGGACCTCTATGCCGGGGTTGAACATATGGTAGGGGAAGACGCGGCCGAGAGTATTAAGATTATCACCCGTAAGGGTTCGGAACGCATCGCCCGGGCGGCTTTCGAGTATGCCCGGCGCCAGGGCCGCCAGAGGGTGACTGCCGGCCATAAAGCCAACATTATGAAGTTTAGCGACGGCCTTTTCCTGCGAACTTTCTACGACGTAGCTAAGGATTACCCGGAAATTACAGCCGACGACCGCATTGTGGACAACTTGAGTATGCAGCTGGTGCAGAAGCCGGAGCAGTATGATGTCCTGGTGCTACCGAACCTCTATGGTGACATCCTCTCGGACCTGTGTGCCGGTCTGGTAGGCGGCCTG
Proteins encoded in this region:
- a CDS encoding isocitrate/isopropylmalate dehydrogenase family protein codes for the protein MQHVVTLIPGDGTGPELITAARRVLEASGAELEWEVMAAGEGALEQYGSVLPEETLASIRKNGVALKGPITTPVGTGFRSVNVALRKELDLYANVRPFRNLPNVPSRYEGVDLVIYRENTEDLYAGVEHMVGEDAAESIKIITRKGSERIARAAFEYARRQGRQRVTAGHKANIMKFSDGLFLRTFYDVAKDYPEITADDRIVDNLSMQLVQKPEQYDVLVLPNLYGDILSDLCAGLVGGLGVAPGANIGAKAAVFEPIHGSAPKYAGQNKVNPLATILSGVMMLEHLGEKEAAARIQKAILAVLAEGKYLTYDLGGSAGTSDMADAIVRHLTAA
- a CDS encoding N-acetylmuramoyl-L-alanine amidase codes for the protein MAPRAHLTNLYSKIKEDGGEQFSTVTIEATAPAPVEISYPAPTLCQVQVRAALTMDPGPLYVQDGIIREITVEARDELVTFKIDLDVKVQAQVTCTEGMPYRIGLCFSRRPLQDFYRGRIVVIDPGHGGSDTGQRGPVNLLERDMAWKTAGYLAGILEGLQARVVMTRSQDENPSWSERLAKVPADAFCFISLHEYGSRDASIRGTAVRYNPASPGNKELAEAVLARIVARVKTPSRGTGPAAELEQLGPLPALQVEPVAITNWVDEGLLRNPYFHQKTALATVVAIKQYFRQRGQEHD
- a CDS encoding F420-0:Gamma-glutamyl ligase, which codes for MTKGEKKLAFAKIPVRTHIVTDKDDAVELARRYSRGVARPGDVICLAESVVAITQRRAILPEEVKPGRLARFLCRFPGKDGSLATPPAMQLALEEVGTGRLLAGCAAAALGRLIKKKGLFYIVAGRQLALIDDIAGTMYPYERHIVMGPKNPGQLVRDIKKATGAEAVIADVNDKKCVDILGITDRSYLPAVVEALRDNPFGNEDEQTPIVILKRQ
- a CDS encoding hydantoinase/oxoprolinase family protein; translation: MFVGLDMGGTHTDAVLIDGGHIQRHCKTPTNPEDYLHTVTRALDAVLEGIDTDSVRRLNLSTTVCTNAIVTGRTKPVGLLLEPGPGLNPAELTCGAQNFILAGAIDHRGRPTAPLVATEIATADAKLQQGGLRHLAIVGKFSTRNPEHELQIQEALSPGYDFITLGHRLSGRLNYPRRVFSAYLNSAVAAVYEAFATAINTYASKKGLPVQPDILKADGGTLSLAASRSLPVETILSGPSASIMGALALVPASQDTIILDIGGTTTDIAFLADGIPLFEPRGISLAGYPTLVRALYSYSLGRGGDSCLRVQDGRLTIGPDRSGPALALGGPSPTPTDALITLGRLDLGDQKAAHQGITRLGDELGLSTEKMAAAVIKQMAAEIAAQTRILLDRINSRPVYTVREVLENKKLQPVKVVVIGAPAPLLKNDLEAAFGLPVLTPDLAGVANAIGAALSQPTTELTLQADTEQGVLNIPEEGIREKVPRGFNLDQARQRALKALQERLQRLAPAAAGAELEVVEEHSFNMVAGFYTTGRNIRVKVQVKPRVTALDTGNRT